The genomic window ATGTATGTGTAGTTCTGCTTTTGGTAATTGTTCAATTAATGTTTTCATAAAATAATTGATTAGCCAATAAAAAATAACTCTAAAGGGTAGGATTTTTCGATATTTTTAAGTTAATAAATGAGAGAAATAAAATAATTAAAAATAGAATCAGTCCAATGGTACAAGCATAATTAATGTCTAAATCTTCAAATGCTCTTTCATAAACGTAGTAAACAATGGTTTTTGAGCGATTTAAAGGACCTCCTTGAGTCATAATATAGACTTCTTCAAATACTTTCGTTGCAGCAATAGAAGAAATAACAGCAACTAATAACAAATAAGGACGCATGAGGGGAATGGTAATATCCCAATGTTTACGCCAACCATCCGATCCATCAATAGCTGCTGCTTCGTATAATTCTGCAGGAATAGCTTGTAATCCTGCTAAATAAATGACCATATAATAACCTAATCCTTTCCAAATCGTTACTAACATCACACTCCAGATCGCTAATTCAGGACTGGTTAACCAAGGAATACCCTCATTTAACCCGAATTGTTGTAATATTTGGTTAAATAAACCATTAGAACTGTATAAAGCTTTCCAAGCAATTCCAGCGACGACCATAGAAATAACAACAGGAACATAAAAAGCTAAGCGAAACCAACTAATCCCTTTAAGTTTATTGTTCACTAAAATAGCTAATAATAACGGCAAAATAACCAATAAAGGAACAACCCCAATTAAGTATAAAATTGTGTTAGTTAAGGTTAGCCAAAATACAGAATCTTGCAGTAATCTTTGAAAATTATCTAATCCTACCCATTCCGGCGGTTGAGTAATATCATAATTATACTGGGTAAAACTTAAAGAAAAAGCTTGAATGGCAGGAATAAAAACAGTAATAAGTAGTAATAATAAAGCAGGAAATAAAAATAAATAAGGAACAAAATTAAATGGTTGAGTTGAAATATTTTTTAAAGGGATTTTCATAAAAATTGATCTAAATTTATAAGAAATTTTACAAAATCATAACATAAAAAATATATATAGCCAGTTTAAATGAGTGGTGAAAGTTTTCTGTTCCCCGTTCCCCGTTCCCTGTTC from Crocosphaera subtropica ATCC 51142 includes these protein-coding regions:
- a CDS encoding carbohydrate ABC transporter permease — its product is MKIPLKNISTQPFNFVPYLFLFPALLLLLITVFIPAIQAFSLSFTQYNYDITQPPEWVGLDNFQRLLQDSVFWLTLTNTILYLIGVVPLLVILPLLLAILVNNKLKGISWFRLAFYVPVVISMVVAGIAWKALYSSNGLFNQILQQFGLNEGIPWLTSPELAIWSVMLVTIWKGLGYYMVIYLAGLQAIPAELYEAAAIDGSDGWRKHWDITIPLMRPYLLLVAVISSIAATKVFEEVYIMTQGGPLNRSKTIVYYVYERAFEDLDINYACTIGLILFLIILFLSFINLKISKNPTL